One genomic segment of Pseudomonas chlororaphis subsp. aurantiaca includes these proteins:
- the rlmH gene encoding 23S rRNA (pseudouridine(1915)-N(3))-methyltransferase RlmH: protein MRLRLIAVGSRMPKWVEEGWHEYAKRLPSELALELVEIPLNTRGKNADVARFIRQEGEAMLAKVGQNERIVTLEVHGKPWSTEQLAVELDRWRLDSRTVNFMVGGPEGLAPEVCARADQRWSLSPLTLPHPLVRILIGEQLYRAWTVLSGHPYHK from the coding sequence GTGCGCCTGCGTCTGATCGCTGTCGGTTCACGCATGCCCAAGTGGGTGGAAGAGGGTTGGCATGAGTATGCCAAGCGTCTGCCATCCGAACTGGCGCTGGAACTGGTGGAAATACCGCTCAATACCCGTGGCAAGAACGCCGATGTGGCCCGTTTCATCCGTCAGGAAGGCGAAGCCATGCTGGCCAAGGTCGGTCAGAACGAGCGGATCGTCACCCTTGAGGTCCACGGCAAGCCCTGGAGCACCGAGCAGTTGGCGGTGGAGCTGGATCGCTGGCGCCTCGACTCGCGCACCGTGAACTTCATGGTCGGCGGCCCCGAGGGGCTGGCGCCGGAAGTCTGCGCGCGGGCGGACCAGCGCTGGTCGCTGTCGCCTTTGACCTTGCCGCACCCGTTGGTACGGATCCTGATCGGTGAACAGCTGTATCGCGCCTGGACAGTCCTGTCCGGGCACCCTTATCACAAATAG
- the mrdA gene encoding penicillin-binding protein 2, producing the protein MSQPIRIKDHEKDARLVRGRVVFGAIAVVCLIGVLIARLYYLQVIQYDYHSTLSENNRVHVQPIPPTRGLIFDRNGVVVADNRPSFSLSMTRERSGDWRQVLDVIVEVLELTPEDRALFEKRMKQGRRPFEPVPILFELNEEQIARIAVNQFRLPGVEVVAQLVRHYPQGAHFAHSVGYMGRINEKELKTLDPVNYSGTHHIGKTGIERFYEPELHGQVGYEEVETNARGRVLRVLKRTDPIPGKDIVLSLDIKLQEAAEAALGGRRGAVVALDPNTGEVLAMVSQPSFDPNLFVTGISFKAYAELRDSIDRPLFNRVLRGLYPPGSTIKPAVAIAGLDSGVVTASTRVYDPGYYQLPNYDHKYRNWNRSGDGYVDLDTAIMRSNDTYFYDLAHKLGIDRLSAYMNKFGIGQKVSLDMFEESPGLMPSREWKRATRRQAWFPGETLILGIGQGYMQSTPLQLVQATALVANKGKWNRPHLAKTIEGEKPVDENPMPDIILRDPSDWTKVNHGMQQVMHGARGTARKAAIGSQYRIAGKSGTAQVVAIKQGEKYDRSKVQERHRDHALFVGFAPAENPKIVVSVMVENGESGSGVAAPVVRQVMDAWLLGPDGLLKPEFAGPISAEATAREE; encoded by the coding sequence ATGTCCCAGCCGATCCGTATCAAGGACCACGAAAAAGACGCCCGTCTGGTGCGTGGCCGGGTCGTGTTCGGGGCTATTGCCGTGGTCTGCCTGATCGGGGTGCTGATCGCGCGCCTGTATTACCTGCAGGTGATCCAGTACGACTATCACTCGACCCTGTCGGAAAACAACCGGGTCCACGTCCAGCCGATTCCGCCGACCCGCGGCCTGATCTTCGACCGTAACGGCGTGGTGGTGGCCGATAACCGTCCGAGCTTCAGCCTGAGCATGACCCGCGAGCGTTCCGGCGACTGGCGCCAGGTGCTCGACGTCATTGTCGAAGTGCTGGAGCTGACGCCGGAAGACCGGGCGCTGTTCGAGAAGCGCATGAAGCAGGGGCGCCGGCCGTTCGAGCCGGTGCCGATCCTGTTCGAGCTCAACGAAGAGCAGATCGCCCGGATCGCAGTCAACCAGTTCCGCCTGCCCGGGGTGGAAGTGGTGGCGCAGCTGGTCCGCCATTACCCCCAGGGCGCGCACTTCGCGCACTCGGTGGGCTACATGGGGCGGATCAACGAGAAAGAGCTGAAGACCCTGGACCCGGTGAACTACAGCGGCACTCACCACATCGGCAAGACCGGCATCGAGCGCTTCTACGAGCCCGAGCTGCACGGCCAAGTGGGTTACGAGGAGGTCGAGACCAACGCTCGTGGCCGCGTGTTGCGGGTGCTCAAGCGCACCGACCCGATTCCCGGCAAGGACATTGTCCTGAGCCTGGACATCAAGCTGCAGGAAGCTGCCGAGGCCGCCTTGGGCGGCCGGCGTGGCGCGGTGGTAGCACTGGACCCGAACACCGGGGAAGTGCTGGCCATGGTCAGTCAGCCGAGTTTCGACCCGAACCTGTTCGTGACCGGCATCAGCTTCAAGGCCTATGCCGAGCTGCGCGATTCCATCGACCGCCCGCTGTTCAACCGGGTGCTGCGCGGCCTGTACCCGCCGGGCTCGACCATCAAGCCAGCGGTGGCGATCGCCGGTCTCGATTCGGGGGTGGTGACGGCTTCCACGCGGGTCTATGACCCGGGCTACTACCAACTGCCCAACTACGACCACAAATACCGTAACTGGAATCGCAGCGGTGACGGTTACGTCGACCTCGACACCGCGATCATGCGGTCCAACGACACCTACTTCTATGACCTGGCCCACAAGCTGGGGATCGATCGGCTGTCGGCCTACATGAACAAGTTCGGGATCGGCCAGAAGGTCTCGCTGGACATGTTTGAGGAGTCGCCGGGCCTGATGCCGTCGCGGGAATGGAAGCGCGCCACCCGTCGCCAGGCCTGGTTCCCGGGCGAGACGCTGATTCTCGGGATCGGCCAGGGTTACATGCAGTCCACCCCGTTGCAGTTGGTCCAGGCTACGGCGCTGGTGGCGAATAAGGGCAAGTGGAACCGTCCGCACCTGGCCAAGACCATCGAAGGCGAAAAGCCGGTGGATGAAAACCCGATGCCGGACATCATCCTGCGCGATCCGTCGGACTGGACGAAGGTCAACCACGGCATGCAGCAGGTGATGCACGGTGCCCGTGGTACGGCGCGCAAGGCGGCCATTGGCTCGCAATACCGGATCGCCGGCAAGAGTGGTACGGCCCAGGTGGTCGCGATCAAGCAGGGCGAGAAGTACGACCGCTCCAAGGTTCAGGAGCGCCATCGCGACCACGCCCTGTTCGTCGGCTTCGCGCCGGCGGAAAACCCGAAAATCGTGGTTTCGGTCATGGTCGAGAACGGCGAGTCCGGCTCCGGCGTGGCGGCCCCGGTGGTGCGCCAGGTGATGGACGCCTGGCTCCTCGGCCCGGATGGCCTGCTCAAGCCTGAGTTTGCCGGCCCTATCAGTGCGGAGGCTACGGCCCGTGAAGAGTAA
- a CDS encoding septal ring lytic transglycosylase RlpA family protein, with product MLASPIRKPLKLVALAALSLLVVSCSSTQAPKQKGQTTAVRSKPVLDINRAHKDGAPWWDVDVSRIPDATPTLHTGPYKANPYTVLGKTYFPMAESKRYVASGTASWYGTKFHGQNTANGEVYDLYGMSAAHKTLPLPSYVRVTNLDNHKSVILRVNDRGPFYSDRIIDLSYAAAKKLGYAEIGTARVKVEGIDPQEWWAQRGRPAPLMLNEPKAAPVMTASTGTVEQWTPPPQQHAAAVVPVQLDAKKNASAQASGQYLQVGAFANPDAAELLRSKLSGMVSAPVFISSIVRNQQTLHRVRLGPIGSPGEIQQVQNSVRLANLGQPSLVTAE from the coding sequence ATGCTGGCATCGCCAATCCGCAAACCCCTGAAGCTGGTGGCTCTTGCCGCGTTGTCCTTGCTGGTGGTCAGTTGTTCGTCAACCCAGGCGCCGAAACAGAAAGGCCAGACGACGGCCGTACGTTCGAAACCGGTCCTGGACATCAACCGCGCCCACAAAGACGGCGCGCCCTGGTGGGACGTCGATGTATCGCGTATCCCCGACGCCACGCCGACCCTGCACACCGGTCCGTACAAGGCCAACCCTTATACGGTGCTGGGCAAGACCTATTTCCCGATGGCCGAATCCAAGCGTTATGTTGCTTCGGGCACGGCTTCCTGGTACGGCACCAAGTTCCACGGGCAGAACACCGCCAATGGCGAGGTGTATGACCTGTACGGCATGAGTGCCGCGCACAAGACCCTGCCCTTGCCGAGTTATGTGCGGGTGACCAACCTGGACAACCACAAGAGCGTGATCCTGCGGGTCAATGACCGTGGGCCGTTCTATTCGGACCGGATCATCGATTTGTCCTATGCCGCGGCCAAGAAGCTCGGTTACGCCGAGATCGGTACCGCCCGGGTCAAGGTCGAGGGCATCGACCCGCAGGAGTGGTGGGCCCAGCGCGGCCGGCCGGCACCCTTGATGCTCAATGAGCCGAAAGCCGCGCCGGTGATGACGGCGTCCACGGGGACTGTAGAGCAATGGACTCCACCTCCGCAGCAGCACGCCGCGGCCGTCGTGCCGGTGCAGCTGGATGCAAAAAAAAACGCTTCTGCGCAAGCCTCTGGCCAGTATCTGCAGGTGGGCGCCTTCGCCAACCCGGACGCTGCCGAGCTCCTGCGCTCGAAGCTGAGCGGGATGGTGAGCGCTCCGGTGTTCATCAGCTCGATCGTGCGCAATCAACAGACCCTGCACCGGGTTCGCCTGGGGCCGATCGGCTCGCCGGGTGAGATCCAGCAAGTGCAGAACAGTGTCCGGCTGGCCAATCTGGGGCAGCCGAGCCTGGTAACCGCCGAGTAA
- a CDS encoding DNA-3-methyladenine glycosylase — MSILSTPTLPKALPDSFFDRDAQVLARELLGKIIRHRVGDLWLSARIIETEAYYCEEKGSHASLGYTEKRKALFLDGGHIYMYYARGGDSLNFSAQGPGNAVLIKSAYPWVDEVSGPASLAQMLLNNPDASGRPRPSQKLCAGQTLLCKALGLKVPVWDAKRFDHEVLFVEDVGTPVASVIQTTRLGIPHGRDEHLMYRFVDAAYAPYCTRNPLRRGQVEGRDYLLLD, encoded by the coding sequence ATGTCCATTCTGTCCACTCCGACGCTGCCCAAGGCCCTGCCCGACAGCTTTTTCGATCGAGACGCCCAGGTCCTGGCCCGTGAACTGCTCGGCAAAATCATCCGCCATCGGGTCGGCGATCTGTGGCTGTCGGCGCGCATTATCGAAACAGAAGCCTATTACTGCGAGGAAAAAGGCAGCCATGCCTCCCTCGGCTACACAGAAAAGCGTAAGGCTTTGTTTCTGGACGGTGGCCACATCTATATGTACTACGCCCGCGGCGGCGACTCGCTGAACTTCAGCGCCCAGGGGCCGGGCAACGCGGTGCTGATCAAGTCGGCCTACCCCTGGGTCGACGAAGTCTCAGGCCCCGCCAGCCTGGCGCAGATGCTCCTGAACAATCCCGACGCCAGCGGCCGGCCGCGCCCCTCGCAGAAGCTCTGCGCCGGCCAGACCCTGCTGTGCAAGGCCCTGGGCCTGAAAGTCCCGGTGTGGGATGCCAAGCGCTTCGACCATGAAGTGCTGTTCGTCGAGGATGTCGGCACGCCCGTCGCCAGCGTCATCCAGACCACCCGCCTGGGCATCCCCCACGGCCGCGATGAGCACTTGATGTACCGCTTTGTCGACGCCGCCTACGCCCCCTACTGCACCCGGAACCCGCTACGTCGCGGGCAGGTCGAAGGTCGCGACTATTTGCTGCTCGATTGA
- the rsfS gene encoding ribosome silencing factor produces the protein MTNQVMKGEDLVKVAVAALEDVKAQDVLVIDVRDKQSITDYMIIATGTSNRQIGAMLEKVREMVKAQGVKPLGEEGKGDSDWVLLDLDDVIVHMMTASARQFYDLERLWQGAEQSRAADGKHHSPEHTHEHFTKLNKDQQ, from the coding sequence ATGACTAACCAAGTAATGAAAGGCGAAGATCTGGTCAAGGTGGCAGTCGCCGCGCTGGAAGACGTCAAGGCCCAGGATGTCCTGGTGATCGATGTTCGCGACAAGCAGAGCATCACTGACTACATGATCATCGCCACCGGTACTTCCAACCGCCAGATCGGCGCGATGCTGGAAAAGGTCCGCGAGATGGTCAAGGCCCAGGGCGTCAAGCCGCTGGGTGAAGAAGGCAAGGGCGACAGCGACTGGGTGCTGCTGGACCTGGACGACGTGATCGTGCACATGATGACCGCCTCCGCACGCCAGTTCTACGACCTGGAACGTCTGTGGCAGGGGGCCGAGCAGAGCCGTGCGGCCGATGGCAAGCACCACAGCCCGGAACACACCCATGAGCACTTCACCAAGCTCAACAAAGACCAGCAATAA
- a CDS encoding bifunctional DedA family/phosphatase PAP2 family protein: MGQWLDGITGWLTMNPQWLAAAVFIVACVECLAIAGLIVPGTVLLFAIAVMAGSGALSLGETLALGFFGGLLGDVVSYLLGRRFHQNIRRLPGLRHHPEWINGAEAYFQRYGIASLLVGRFIGPLRPMLPMVAGMFDMSFPRFFSVSLLAAAGWTVAYLLPGWATGAAIRLPLPEGFWPQAGIVAASIAILLGLSINSTVRRHRKASPLVAGLSLAILAGLFIGYPYLNHFDQGLIALVQEHRSPPLDEVMVVLTQFGEFRTMLFASALVTLLLLVARQWRQAIFAGATLLCTALANTGTKLFFARVRPEVLADPLTSYSMPSGHSSGSFALFLTLAVLAGRGQPPRMRLTWLLLGCLPAAVIAVSRIYLGAHWPSDILAGAMLAACVCAASLWVAQRQTPLEPMPAKIWWLVLPALIALFGFEAVRHLPHAMLRYAY; this comes from the coding sequence ATGGGCCAGTGGCTCGACGGAATAACCGGCTGGCTGACGATGAATCCCCAATGGCTGGCGGCAGCCGTGTTCATCGTCGCCTGCGTCGAATGCCTGGCGATTGCCGGCCTGATCGTACCTGGCACCGTGCTGCTGTTCGCCATCGCCGTAATGGCCGGCAGCGGCGCCCTGTCCCTGGGTGAAACCCTGGCGCTGGGGTTCTTCGGCGGCTTGCTCGGGGATGTGGTGTCCTACCTGCTGGGCCGGCGTTTTCACCAGAACATTCGTCGCCTGCCGGGCCTGCGCCATCACCCGGAATGGATCAACGGCGCCGAAGCCTATTTCCAGCGTTATGGCATCGCCAGCCTGTTGGTCGGACGCTTTATCGGTCCCTTGCGCCCCATGCTGCCGATGGTCGCCGGCATGTTCGACATGTCGTTCCCGCGTTTTTTCTCTGTCAGCCTGCTGGCCGCGGCCGGCTGGACCGTCGCCTACCTGCTGCCGGGCTGGGCCACGGGCGCGGCGATCCGCCTGCCCTTGCCTGAAGGCTTCTGGCCGCAGGCGGGAATAGTCGCCGCCAGCATCGCCATACTGCTGGGCCTGAGCATCAACAGCACCGTGCGCCGGCATCGCAAGGCCAGCCCGCTGGTGGCAGGCCTCAGCCTGGCGATCCTGGCAGGGTTGTTCATCGGTTATCCCTACCTGAACCATTTCGATCAGGGCCTGATAGCACTGGTCCAGGAACACCGTAGCCCACCATTGGACGAGGTGATGGTGGTGCTCACCCAGTTCGGCGAGTTCCGCACCATGCTGTTTGCCAGCGCCCTGGTCACCCTGCTGTTGCTGGTTGCCCGGCAATGGCGGCAAGCGATTTTCGCGGGCGCCACGCTGCTGTGCACCGCGCTGGCCAACACCGGCACCAAACTCTTTTTCGCCCGCGTGCGCCCGGAAGTCCTGGCCGACCCACTGACCAGCTACAGCATGCCCAGCGGCCACAGCTCCGGTTCGTTCGCCCTGTTCCTGACCCTGGCGGTGCTCGCCGGTCGCGGCCAGCCGCCACGCATGCGCCTGACCTGGCTGCTGCTGGGCTGTCTGCCGGCGGCCGTAATTGCCGTGTCGCGGATTTACCTGGGCGCGCATTGGCCTTCCGACATCCTTGCTGGCGCCATGCTTGCCGCCTGCGTGTGCGCCGCCAGCCTGTGGGTCGCCCAGCGCCAGACCCCGCTGGAACCCATGCCGGCCAAGATCTGGTGGCTGGTATTGCCGGCGCTGATCGCGTTGTTCGGTTTCGAAGCAGTCAGGCATCTGCCGCACGCCATGCTGCGTTATGCGTATTGA
- a CDS encoding LON peptidase substrate-binding domain-containing protein, producing the protein MSLALFPLNTVLFPDCILDLQIFEARYLDMIGRCMKQGCGFGVVCILEGEEVGIAPEGFARVGCEALITDFHQQDNGLLGIRVKGGRRFRVLSSEVQRDQLRVAEVEWLGEAPERPLQEEDGDLIALLKALAEHPMVEALNMGTEASGQQSLANQLAYLLPFSELDKIDLLQLDDPQQRLDAIQALLDELQGELFA; encoded by the coding sequence ATGAGCCTGGCGCTTTTCCCGCTGAACACGGTGCTGTTCCCCGACTGCATTCTCGATTTGCAGATTTTCGAGGCGCGCTATCTGGACATGATCGGTCGCTGCATGAAACAGGGCTGTGGCTTCGGCGTGGTGTGCATCCTTGAAGGCGAAGAGGTGGGCATCGCCCCTGAAGGTTTCGCACGGGTGGGCTGCGAAGCGCTGATCACCGACTTCCATCAGCAGGACAACGGTCTGCTGGGGATTCGGGTCAAGGGCGGGCGGCGTTTTCGGGTGCTGAGCAGCGAAGTGCAGCGCGATCAGTTGCGGGTGGCTGAAGTCGAGTGGCTGGGCGAGGCGCCGGAGCGGCCGCTGCAGGAGGAAGACGGGGACCTGATCGCCTTGCTCAAGGCGCTGGCCGAGCACCCGATGGTCGAAGCCCTGAACATGGGCACCGAAGCCAGCGGCCAGCAGTCGCTGGCCAACCAGTTGGCTTATCTGTTGCCATTCTCCGAACTGGACAAGATCGACCTGCTGCAACTGGACGATCCGCAACAACGCCTGGATGCGATCCAGGCCCTGCTGGACGAATTGCAGGGCGAACTGTTCGCCTGA
- the mltB gene encoding lytic murein transglycosylase B, whose protein sequence is MQVMRGWTARYAPWVGLVGILGAAQEALAGGEYEGSPQVAEFVGEMTRDYGFAGEQLMGVFREAERKQSILDAISRPAERVKQWKEYRPMFITDARIARGVDFWRQHEAVLARAEQEYGVPAQVIVSIIGVETFFGRNTGNYRVIDALSTLGFDYPPRAEFFRKELREFLLLAREEQVDPLTLKGSYAGAMGLPQFMPSSFRAYAVDFDGDGHINIWTNPDDAIGSVASYFKRHGWEAGQPVVSRAEVRGDQVDEGLTTGIEPTKTVGELRALGWSSHDALRDDMPVTAFRLEGDSGPEYWMGLKNFYAITRYNRSVMYAMAVHQLSEQLVQARGVK, encoded by the coding sequence ATGCAAGTAATGCGTGGCTGGACCGCTCGGTATGCGCCGTGGGTCGGTCTGGTAGGCATCCTTGGTGCGGCGCAGGAAGCGCTGGCCGGCGGCGAATACGAAGGTTCGCCCCAAGTGGCCGAGTTCGTGGGCGAAATGACTCGCGACTACGGCTTCGCGGGCGAACAGCTGATGGGGGTGTTTCGCGAGGCCGAGCGCAAGCAGTCGATCCTCGACGCCATTTCCCGGCCCGCCGAGCGGGTCAAGCAGTGGAAAGAATACCGGCCGATGTTCATCACCGACGCGCGTATCGCCCGGGGTGTGGACTTCTGGCGCCAGCACGAGGCGGTACTGGCCCGTGCCGAGCAGGAATACGGGGTTCCGGCACAGGTGATCGTGTCGATCATCGGCGTTGAAACCTTCTTCGGGCGCAACACCGGTAACTATCGGGTGATCGATGCGCTGTCGACCCTGGGCTTCGATTACCCGCCACGTGCCGAGTTCTTCCGCAAGGAATTGCGCGAATTCCTGCTGCTGGCGCGCGAGGAACAGGTCGATCCGCTGACCCTCAAGGGGTCCTACGCCGGTGCCATGGGCTTGCCGCAGTTCATGCCGAGCAGTTTTCGCGCCTATGCTGTGGACTTCGACGGTGATGGCCACATCAATATCTGGACCAATCCGGACGATGCCATCGGCAGCGTCGCCAGCTATTTCAAGCGTCACGGCTGGGAGGCCGGGCAGCCGGTGGTCAGCCGGGCCGAAGTGCGTGGCGATCAGGTCGACGAAGGCCTGACCACTGGTATCGAGCCGACGAAAACCGTCGGGGAGTTGCGGGCGCTGGGCTGGTCGAGTCATGATGCGCTGCGCGATGATATGCCGGTCACGGCTTTTCGCCTGGAAGGTGACAGTGGCCCCGAATACTGGATGGGGCTGAAGAATTTCTACGCGATCACGCGTTATAACCGCAGCGTGATGTACGCCATGGCCGTACATCAGCTTTCTGAACAGCTGGTCCAAGCACGGGGCGTCAAGTAA
- the nadD gene encoding nicotinate-nucleotide adenylyltransferase — MSKRIGLLGGTFDPVHIGHLRSALEVADSLGLDELRLTPSARPPHRDAPQVSALDRLAMVECAVAGVSPLVVDDRELKRDKPSYTIDTLEQMRAEMAADDQLFLLLGWDAFCGLPTWHRWEELLQHCHILVLQRPDADSEPPDALRNLLAARSVSDPLALQGPGGHIAFVWQTPLAVSATQIRQLLASGKSVRFLVPDAVLAYIDAHGLYRGPN; from the coding sequence ATGAGCAAACGTATCGGTCTGCTGGGCGGTACCTTCGACCCTGTGCATATCGGTCACCTGCGCAGCGCGCTGGAGGTGGCCGACTCGCTGGGGCTCGATGAGCTGCGGCTGACGCCCAGCGCGCGGCCGCCTCATCGCGATGCACCGCAGGTGTCGGCGCTGGACCGTCTGGCGATGGTCGAGTGTGCGGTGGCGGGCGTTTCACCCCTGGTGGTGGACGACCGTGAGCTGAAACGGGACAAGCCGTCCTACACCATAGACACCCTGGAACAGATGCGGGCCGAGATGGCCGCGGATGACCAGTTGTTCCTGTTGCTGGGCTGGGACGCTTTTTGCGGCCTGCCTACCTGGCATCGCTGGGAAGAGTTGCTCCAGCATTGCCACATCCTGGTGCTGCAACGCCCGGATGCCGACAGCGAGCCGCCGGATGCGTTGCGCAACCTGCTGGCGGCGCGCTCGGTGAGCGATCCCCTGGCCCTGCAAGGGCCTGGTGGACACATTGCATTCGTCTGGCAGACACCGCTCGCGGTGTCTGCCACCCAGATCCGTCAACTGCTGGCCAGCGGTAAGTCGGTACGTTTCCTGGTGCCTGATGCGGTCCTGGCCTATATCGATGCACACGGTCTTTACCGTGGGCCGAACTGA
- a CDS encoding glutamate-5-semialdehyde dehydrogenase: protein MTESVLDYMTRLGRAAREASRVIARATTAQKNRALLAAADALDAARPELSAANEQDLANGRANGLEPALLDRLALTPVRIDEMIEGLRQVAKLPDPIGEIRDMRYLPSGIQVGKMRVPLGVIGIIYESRPNVTIDAASLCLKSGNATILRGGSEAINSNRAIATCIQQGLAVAGLPAQVVQVVETTDRAAVGALITMPEFVDVIVPRGGKSLIERVSRDAKVPVIKHLDGVCHVFIDVAADLDKAIRIADNAKTQRYAPCNTMETLLVHAGIAERVLPPLAAIYRDKKVELRGCPRTRALLGDDVIEATEEDWRTEYTAPILSILVVDSLDAAIEHINTYGSQHTDAIVTENFTDARRFLNEVDSSSVMVNASTRFADGFEYGLGAEIGISTDKLHARGPVGLEGLTSEKYVVFGDGHVRT, encoded by the coding sequence ATGACTGAGTCCGTTCTTGACTACATGACCCGTTTGGGTCGCGCTGCCCGCGAAGCCTCGCGGGTAATCGCCCGTGCCACCACCGCGCAGAAAAACCGCGCATTGCTGGCGGCAGCCGATGCATTGGACGCTGCTCGCCCCGAGCTGAGCGCGGCCAATGAGCAGGACCTGGCCAATGGCCGGGCCAATGGTCTGGAACCGGCATTGCTCGATCGTCTGGCGCTGACCCCAGTGCGTATCGACGAAATGATCGAAGGCCTGCGTCAGGTGGCCAAGCTGCCTGACCCCATCGGTGAAATCCGCGATATGCGCTACCTGCCTTCGGGCATCCAGGTCGGCAAGATGCGCGTGCCCCTGGGCGTGATCGGCATCATCTACGAGTCGCGCCCCAACGTGACCATCGACGCCGCCAGCCTGTGCCTGAAGTCCGGCAACGCGACCATCCTGCGGGGCGGCTCCGAGGCGATCAATTCCAACCGCGCCATTGCCACCTGCATCCAGCAAGGGCTGGCAGTGGCCGGCCTGCCGGCGCAAGTGGTGCAAGTGGTGGAAACCACCGATCGCGCGGCCGTTGGCGCGCTGATCACCATGCCCGAGTTCGTCGATGTGATCGTGCCGCGTGGCGGCAAGAGCCTGATCGAACGGGTCAGCCGCGATGCCAAGGTGCCGGTGATCAAGCACCTGGACGGCGTCTGCCATGTGTTCATCGACGTGGCGGCCGACCTGGACAAGGCGATTCGCATCGCCGACAACGCCAAGACCCAGCGCTACGCGCCCTGCAACACCATGGAGACCTTGCTGGTCCACGCCGGTATTGCCGAGCGCGTGTTGCCGCCGCTGGCGGCGATCTATCGCGACAAGAAGGTCGAGCTGCGCGGTTGCCCGCGTACCCGTGCCTTGCTGGGCGACGATGTGATCGAGGCCACCGAAGAAGACTGGCGCACCGAATACACCGCGCCGATCCTGTCGATCCTGGTGGTCGATAGCCTGGACGCGGCCATCGAGCACATCAACACCTACGGTTCGCAGCACACCGACGCCATCGTCACCGAGAACTTCACCGACGCCCGGCGTTTCCTCAACGAGGTGGATTCCAGCTCGGTGATGGTCAATGCCTCGACCCGGTTTGCCGACGGTTTCGAATATGGCCTGGGCGCGGAGATCGGTATTTCCACCGACAAGCTGCACGCCCGCGGCCCGGTCGGCCTGGAAGGGCTGACCAGCGAGAAATATGTCGTCTTCGGCGACGGCCATGTGCGCACTTGA
- the rodA gene encoding rod shape-determining protein RodA, translating to MRRRATLLQRMHIDGPLLILLLTLAAGSLFVLYSASGKSWDLLGKQATSFGIGLASMIIIAQLEPRFMARWVPLAYVFGVVLLVVVDVMGHNAMGATRWINIPGVIRFQPSEFMKIIMPATIAWYLAKRSLPPQLKHVGISLVLIGIPFILIVRQPDLGTSLLILAGGAFVLFMGGLRWRWILSVLAAAVPVAIAMWFFIMHDYQKQRILTFLDPESDPLGTGWNIIQSKAAIGSGGVFGKGWLLGTQSHLDFLPESHTDFIIAVMGEEFGLVGICALLLIYLLLIGRGLVITAQAQTLFGKLLAGALTMTFFVYVFVNIGMVSGLLPVVGVPLPFISYGGTSLVTLLSAFGVLMSIHTHRKWIAQV from the coding sequence ATGCGTCGCCGTGCGACGCTGTTGCAGCGCATGCATATCGACGGCCCATTGCTGATCCTGCTGCTGACCCTGGCGGCCGGCAGCCTGTTCGTCCTGTATTCGGCGAGCGGCAAGAGCTGGGACCTGCTGGGCAAGCAGGCGACTTCGTTCGGCATCGGCCTGGCGTCGATGATCATCATTGCCCAGCTCGAGCCCCGGTTCATGGCTCGTTGGGTGCCACTGGCCTATGTGTTCGGCGTGGTGCTGCTGGTGGTGGTGGATGTCATGGGACATAACGCCATGGGCGCCACCCGCTGGATCAATATCCCCGGGGTGATTCGCTTCCAGCCCTCGGAGTTCATGAAGATCATCATGCCGGCGACCATCGCCTGGTACCTGGCCAAGCGCAGTTTGCCGCCGCAACTCAAGCATGTGGGCATCAGCCTGGTCCTGATCGGTATCCCGTTCATTCTGATCGTGCGCCAGCCGGATCTCGGTACCTCGCTGCTGATCCTTGCCGGTGGCGCCTTCGTGCTGTTCATGGGCGGCCTGCGCTGGCGCTGGATCCTCAGCGTGCTGGCCGCCGCGGTACCGGTGGCGATCGCCATGTGGTTCTTCATCATGCACGACTACCAGAAGCAGCGGATCCTGACCTTCCTCGATCCGGAAAGCGATCCACTGGGCACCGGCTGGAACATCATTCAGTCCAAGGCGGCCATCGGTTCCGGCGGCGTCTTCGGCAAGGGCTGGTTGCTGGGCACTCAGTCGCACCTGGACTTTTTGCCCGAGAGCCACACCGACTTTATTATCGCGGTCATGGGCGAAGAGTTCGGCCTGGTGGGCATTTGCGCCTTGCTGCTGATCTATCTGCTGCTGATCGGTCGTGGGCTGGTGATCACCGCCCAGGCGCAGACGCTGTTCGGCAAATTGCTCGCCGGCGCCCTGACCATGACGTTTTTTGTTTACGTTTTCGTCAACATCGGTATGGTCAGTGGCCTGTTGCCGGTCGTGGGGGTGCCGTTGCCGTTCATTAGCTACGGAGGAACTTCGCTGGTGACGCTGCTGTCAGCGTTTGGGGTTTTGATGTCGATCCATACCCATCGCAAGTGGATCGCGCAGGTTTGA